The following is a genomic window from Fusobacterium sp. IOR10.
ACATCCTTTCTTTTGGTGTCGCAACTTAATTGTAACGGATTTTTTTATTTGTCTCAATTTTTTTTTGCAAAAAATAAAGGCATTAGTATTTTTACAAATACCAACACCAAATATTATAGACCCAATATATCAACAGGGCATTTTTTTATTTTTAAAATAAAATTTTACAAAATTAAAAAAATTGTATACAATTAAAATACTAGATAGAAGATTTTAATTAGGAGGTAAAATGAAAATTTTAATAATAGTTTTTTTTTGTATAATTGGTGGAAGCATGGGAAAGAAAATGAAAATTCCAGCAGGGGCTATGTTAGGATCAATATTTGTAATGGTGGCACACAATTATTTTTTTAAAGAAATTATATTGCCAAATAATTTTAAAATGTTAGTACAAATATTAACAGGAGCATACATAGGTTCTAAAATAGGAATAGATGATATAAAAGGATTTCGTTATATACTAAAACCAGCAATTACGATTTTATTTGTAATGGTTATACTAAATTTTGTAATGGTATTCTTTATGATGAAATTTACAGATATGGATTTTGTAACAGCTGTATTTGCAACTTCTCCAGGTGGACTTCCAGATATGGCAATAATTGCTTATGATTTTGGTGCAGATGTTTCAAAAATTACTATATTACAGTTAGTAAGACTTCTTTCAGTGATAATAATACCAAATATAATTGAAATATTATTAAAAAGATTCAATAATATTTCAATAAAAGAAAAAGAGATTAATGTAAAAAAAGTACAAAATAAAAATGAAATATCTAAAATAATTATAACATTTTTAATAAGTTCTCTAGGAGGAATAGTAGGTTATAAGTTGGGAATACCTGCTGGAACTATGACCTTTGCAATGATATTTACAGCTATATATAACATTACTTTAAAAAAAGCCTATATTCCAATGAAAGTTAAAGATCTAGCACAAATTTTAGCAGGAGTCTTAATAGGCTCAAAGGTAACTGTTAGTGATATTTTACAATTAAATACAATAGGAATACCTGTTTTCATTGTTATTTTAGGCTTTATACTAATGAATATAATATTAGGAACCTTAGTATATAAAACAAGCGATTTTAATTTATCAACTTCATTTTTTTCAGCATCTCCAGGGGGGATGACAAATATTTCCATAATTGCAGATGATTTTGGAGCAGACACTCCTAAAGTCAGTGTTATACAACTAATGCGTGTTATAAGTATTATAGCTTTTTATCCAATTATAATAATA
Proteins encoded in this region:
- a CDS encoding AbrB family transcriptional regulator — translated: MKILIIVFFCIIGGSMGKKMKIPAGAMLGSIFVMVAHNYFFKEIILPNNFKMLVQILTGAYIGSKIGIDDIKGFRYILKPAITILFVMVILNFVMVFFMMKFTDMDFVTAVFATSPGGLPDMAIIAYDFGADVSKITILQLVRLLSVIIIPNIIEILLKRFNNISIKEKEINVKKVQNKNEISKIIITFLISSLGGIVGYKLGIPAGTMTFAMIFTAIYNITLKKAYIPMKVKDLAQILAGVLIGSKVTVSDILQLNTIGIPVFIVILGFILMNIILGTLVYKTSDFNLSTSFFSASPGGMTNISIIADDFGADTPKVSVIQLMRVISIIAFYPIIIIFVMKILNLN